AGAATGATATTTGAAAGATTGAATCTAGCAGCGACAAAGATGAAGGTGTTGAATTACAGCACATTGTAACATAACATCCTTTTATGATGAcaacaaaatttacattttagCTGATTGAAGCAGCTCTTGCCAAACATTTTTCACCAAGCAGTTTAAAACAATGCAGACCGAGAAAATCAAATGTGGCAATCATGTTccaatcaaaaagaaaaacaatggTAATGAGAGATGGCAATAAGCGAAGAGAAGCATGAATTATAAGCAAGTTGGATGAAATATTTAACTTGCAACCACAAGCCAAACAGCAGGTGCTGAAGAAATTATGACAAAGTTTATTAACAAATATGAAAGCAGCTTACGATACTCTTATGTCTTATCTAAGAGTCTGATCCCGGTATTGGACACTATAGTCTTTCCCATATGCCATTTGATGATGGCGAAACTGACCAAAGAAAAATGATCCCaattatgtaatattatgTAACCACAAGAGACCACAGAGGACCAGTGCCCAGGTTTCACCTTAGAAGGGGCTAAGCAAATTAGGAAAAGGAAAGATAAAGCACTTGATCTGTTAACAAATTTTAAGATCCTATTTTCACTTCTTTATGCATGTATAATTGGTAAGATGTAAGAGAACATCCATTTCTTACCCTGTCGTGAACTAGCTTGATTGCTGGGTCTCTTAGCTGATGCTCCATTATCCAAGAGTCTCTCAGAAGTCCTTGAAGAGAAAAAGATTGCCAGCCAAAGCAAGAATGATATACGAGAGAAAGAATACAACATACATGAGAAACCCGTACAATTATACTCGCAGGGAAAATGAAGAGAGTTTATCCGAGTACGAATTTGCAATTAACAGCAGTTGCATGCATTGTGAAAACATAAGCTGGTAAAACACCAAAAATAACTCCATTCTGAAGAATTCAATACAAATGCAAGCATTGCAaaccaataaaaaataagtacCTCTTCCTAGAGCCTTCACCAGTAGTTACACCTTTTCCGTTCTTTGAAGTGGACTCACCCCTCTGTTTCCGCAGCATGAGTGATCTAATCAGTATATTTTGTTGGTTGGTCTTTATAAGTTGACCATCTGCATTTAGATTTTAGAGAGAGGTtagtttttttggtaaattcatTCATTTACCGCCAAGAAAAGAATTCAAAAAGTCTAGGTGCAATTGAGAACTAGAAGTCATTCAGCATTATTTCAAAAAGTCAAAGTTGTAATAGCAGTATTCAGCGGTTGAAAACACTACTCGTCAAACTCTGCATGACTAACTGATGACCATAAGTTGTGCATCAAGATCCTAATGAGATTGAAAGAGCATGAATCATATCCCAACACTTCACTCCCATCAGAATCCGGGGGAACTATTTTCATTATAGtttcaaattatcaatttgTAAAGCCAATCTGACTACAGCCTAGGTACACCATATTTTCCCAGCCAAAGTGTATATGTCAAGGAACGTGTTCCGTTAGCCAGAACACCTGCTATGGCATTTATGGAATTAACAAGTTCAACTAAAGacagaaaggggaaaaaaaaacataaaaagctTGAAAGATACGGACCTGGGGGAGATGTATCATGCTCACATACGTAAACCCGCATACCTCCCTGCATGAGATTGTCTTTGGATCAGTTTGCATTAGCCAGTCACTTTTtccaaattaaatttaagaaaggaaaagatttcaaaaaattgatGGACTGATGGAATCCTAAGAAGAAACCTTAGAATAGACTAATTTCTTATCTTTGTATAGATAAAATTGGTGCGACGCATAAGAATATCAATTCTGCCTAGGAACAAATAATGACCTTTGTAAAATCAACCAAAGCAAAGGAAATATGGTCTGGAATATGATCAACTGAAGAAAAACATCGAACATGTAAGTTTCTAGTGCTAGAGAGAGTAAAATGGCAGAAAAGAAGAACAAAGCGATCTTAAAGCCTTGTGTAATGGCATTTGCGTCTTTGAATGTTGGAACtcacataattaattatcacatatatatagatatataggaCAGAGACTCGCTGTGGGATGTCATCAAACGAGGATCCTACTACTTCACTAGCCCCCAGCCTAGATGTGTCTTTTTACTCCAAATCTGGTGATATTTGATAAAGCCGGGCGGTCACAGATTGAGACATCAATTTCACACACAAAATTCATCGGCACTACAGCAATCAAACATCAAAAACAGCTATAAAAGCCACAAGCACAATCACATTATCGATCTTCAATGGCAATGCTCCAGAAGCAAAGGATAGAtagagcagagagagagagagagagagagagagagagagagaaattaaGCTTAGGGTACAGAGGAAGAGGACGAGGAGCTGACCGGATTGGAGGAGAGGACAGTGGAGGAGAAGAGGCCGCGGGAGGGGAGGTTGGCGAGGAGCTTGGAGGCAGCGGGACTGGAAGCGGAGGGCTGGGCTGAGGAAGAACCCTCCATAAGCTCCGACTGTAGGGACAAGCCGGCCGATGCGCTCTgaagtgtgtgtgtgtttgggTTTTTGGGGGTGCAGGGAGATGTTATCGGTATTGATTCGACGGAGTCACGAGAGAGTCAAAGCTGCGTGTGGCGGCTCGTCTCGTCTCGTCTCGTCTCGGTGGACAGTGGCCACTCGCCCCGCTTTATTATAGGGAAGAGGAGGCCCGGAGGGGATGGTTGGGAAGGGGGAGGGAAAACTAAAGGCGAGCTCGCCGGAGACCTGCGGAGACCCGACCGAGGCAGTTCCGTATCGTTCGTTTCACTgaccccttttttcttttcttttcttttcttttctttttttgagtacggaaaattttcattttgactaTTCATTCAGTTCAGTTCAGTTCATTGAAGTGGCCTCCATCCACTTGCATGGGttgcgggcttcggcccatcTTTCCTACAGGAAAGGTTCATGGGCCCAATGAAAGAATCAGAACCTGGTGCAATTTGCAATTAGCTATGCTTTTTCTCTCCTCCCCGGTCCTTCTGTTTAATATCTTCCAGTCAAATTATCTTTTCGTGCATGAGCTCGAGACATTCAATAAAACCCAGGCCAAGGTCCTGATCAGCCTACAAACTTCGACGATCAAATCAGCCACTCTTTCATTGTTGTACCTGGGAGGCTGACACTATTGATCCTTGAAAGTCTGGTGGCTGGCTATTCATACTCCACGACGGCAACACAATCAACTCCTTTAAATAATGATAATGTCATGCAGAAAAAATCGGCATCTCTCGCGGTTGCTGGCACTCTTATCACATCAAAGACCGACCAAATAACATTTTTCCTAGACCTGGGCTCCAGTTGACTCCGTCTTCAATTCTGATC
Above is a window of Punica granatum isolate Tunisia-2019 chromosome 7, ASM765513v2, whole genome shotgun sequence DNA encoding:
- the LOC116213504 gene encoding uncharacterized protein LOC116213504, whose translation is MEGSSSAQPSASSPAASKLLANLPSRGLFSSTVLSSNPGGMRVYVCEHDTSPPDGQLIKTNQQNILIRSLMLRKQRGESTSKNGKGVTTGEGSRKRTSERLLDNGASAKRPSNQASSRQDGSNAKIADRDLHTLTVERLRALLKERGLSPRGKKDELISRLKNGTS